One window of Chloroflexus aggregans DSM 9485 genomic DNA carries:
- a CDS encoding DUF1641 domain-containing protein → MTYTQTNGGTTAEMQSLDAGHIAELLNQMMERMDRLEQHLAKVNALADEAPALVAMATDTIDGLYRDAAKAGVDIDERLKIGLHALERLTDPATLRALAGLSEQLLVLNDLAKQAPGFAAMTVDMIDELYAAIKRQGVDLEDTARQGLLALRNLVALMESEEMKALMNSGVLDPKTLHVMGAAAHALVSAQREPRRAGPMSLLGALFNRDVQRSLGFALSFAERFGQKLPG, encoded by the coding sequence ATGACCTACACACAAACCAATGGAGGAACGACCGCCGAGATGCAGTCACTCGATGCAGGGCACATCGCCGAGCTGCTCAACCAAATGATGGAGCGGATGGATCGACTTGAGCAGCATTTGGCGAAGGTCAATGCGCTAGCCGATGAGGCTCCAGCGCTAGTGGCCATGGCGACCGACACGATTGATGGTTTGTACCGCGATGCAGCAAAGGCCGGTGTTGACATTGATGAACGGTTGAAAATCGGCCTCCATGCCCTCGAACGGCTAACCGATCCGGCCACGCTGCGGGCTTTGGCCGGATTGAGTGAGCAATTGTTGGTTCTGAACGATCTGGCGAAGCAAGCTCCCGGTTTTGCCGCGATGACGGTTGACATGATCGATGAGCTGTACGCAGCCATTAAGCGGCAAGGGGTCGATTTAGAGGATACCGCACGACAAGGTCTGTTGGCGCTGCGTAATCTGGTGGCGCTGATGGAGTCGGAAGAGATGAAGGCGCTGATGAATTCAGGCGTGCTTGATCCGAAGACCCTGCACGTGATGGGAGCTGCTGCCCATGCGTTGGTCAGTGCGCAACGTGAACCGCGCCGCGCTGGCCCAATGTCGTTGTTGGGCGCACTCTTCAACCGCGATGTACAGCGCTCACTTGGGTTCGCCCTCAGTTTCGCCGAACGGTTTGGACAGAAATTGCCCGGTTAG
- the aceA gene encoding isocitrate lyase: MDRAAQIKQIADSWNTPRFAGIVRPYTAEDVYRLRGSVQIEYTLARMGAERLWDLLHTEPYINALGALTGNQAMQQVKAGLKAIYLSGWQVAADANLAGQMYPDQSLYPANSGPQLVRAINNALRRADQIYHSEGRNDIYWFAPIVADAEAGFGGPLNVFEIMKAYIEAGAAGVHFEDQLASEKKCGHMGGKVLIPTQAAIRNLVAARLAADVMGVPTLIIARTDANAATLLTSDIDERDRPFCTGERTSEGFYRVRAGLDQAIARGLAYAPYADMIWCETSEPNLEEARRFAEAIHAQFPGKLLAYNCSPSFNWKKKLDDATIAAFQRELGAMGYKFQFVTLAGFHTLNYSMFDLARKYRDHGMAAYSELQQAEFAAEAFGYTATRHQREVGTGYFDEVAQVIAGGEISTTALTGSTEEEQFH; the protein is encoded by the coding sequence ATGGATCGTGCCGCACAAATCAAACAAATTGCAGACAGTTGGAACACACCTCGCTTTGCCGGTATTGTGCGTCCGTACACTGCCGAAGATGTCTATCGTTTGCGTGGTTCGGTACAGATCGAATACACTCTGGCGCGGATGGGTGCCGAGCGCTTGTGGGATCTGCTGCACACCGAGCCGTATATCAATGCCTTAGGCGCGCTGACCGGTAATCAGGCGATGCAGCAGGTGAAGGCCGGATTGAAGGCGATCTACTTGAGCGGATGGCAGGTTGCGGCTGACGCTAACCTCGCCGGCCAAATGTACCCTGACCAGAGCCTCTATCCGGCAAATTCAGGCCCACAATTGGTACGGGCTATCAACAACGCGCTACGACGCGCCGATCAGATTTACCACAGTGAAGGACGCAACGATATTTACTGGTTTGCGCCGATCGTTGCCGATGCTGAGGCCGGGTTCGGTGGCCCGCTCAATGTCTTCGAGATTATGAAGGCGTACATCGAAGCCGGTGCGGCGGGCGTACACTTTGAAGATCAGCTTGCGTCCGAAAAGAAATGTGGGCATATGGGTGGGAAAGTGTTGATCCCAACCCAAGCTGCGATCCGCAATTTGGTGGCTGCCCGTTTGGCCGCCGATGTGATGGGGGTGCCGACCCTTATTATCGCGCGTACCGATGCTAATGCGGCAACCTTGCTGACGAGCGATATTGATGAGCGCGACCGGCCCTTCTGCACCGGTGAGCGAACCAGCGAAGGCTTCTATCGAGTACGGGCCGGCCTTGATCAGGCAATTGCACGCGGCTTAGCCTATGCACCTTACGCCGATATGATCTGGTGCGAGACGAGCGAGCCAAACCTCGAAGAGGCACGACGCTTCGCCGAGGCAATTCATGCTCAATTCCCGGGCAAGCTGCTAGCGTACAACTGCTCGCCTTCGTTCAACTGGAAGAAGAAGCTCGACGATGCAACGATTGCTGCATTCCAGCGTGAGCTGGGCGCAATGGGCTACAAGTTCCAGTTTGTGACGCTGGCCGGCTTCCATACGCTTAACTATAGCATGTTTGATTTGGCCCGGAAGTATCGTGATCACGGTATGGCGGCGTACAGTGAGTTGCAGCAAGCGGAGTTTGCCGCTGAAGCGTTCGGCTACACAGCCACCCGCCATCAGCGGGAGGTCGGTACCGGTTACTTCGACGAGGTAGCGCAGGTGATCGCCGGTGGTGAGATCAGTACCACGGCACTGACCGGAAGCACCGAGGAAGAGCAGTTCCATTAG
- a CDS encoding DUF58 domain-containing protein, translating into MLPTPRLLFLVLLAAPLIAGTAFAPWLSWAAAIYLILVGGVVISDMLLSPDPKDIEVERLCEKRLSLGAANLVTILITNASARVLRFELRDEYPVEIPVDTDRLSGVAEPFGVCAVRYHLRPQRRGDYHFGDIVMRYDGVLGCHRRQVRFAAARTVQVYPNLLAARKYDLLIRRGQLRTIGIRSIRQLGKGGEFEHLREYTPDDEYRRINWKATARRGKPIVAEIEAERSQQIICVIDAGRLMATPVADPLQPDDPGLTRLDYVVNTALMLSYVVIGKGDQAGMLTFAGTVENFIPPRKGKAQFQRLLEALYNVQAQPVEADIAAALAYLDQRQSRRALIVIFTDITNPAAVQPLIGLLQRLARHHLPLCVTISDPNIVNVAGRPVTDSHGLFRRLVAEQLANERRALLDQIQRSGALTLDVPATSLTVAVVNTYLRLKEEARL; encoded by the coding sequence ATGCTACCAACACCACGCCTGCTATTCCTTGTCTTACTCGCTGCCCCCCTTATCGCCGGTACCGCATTTGCGCCATGGCTGAGCTGGGCAGCAGCTATCTACTTGATCCTCGTAGGAGGGGTGGTGATAAGCGATATGCTCCTCTCACCTGATCCCAAGGATATCGAAGTCGAACGCTTGTGTGAGAAGCGACTATCCCTTGGGGCAGCGAACCTCGTCACAATCCTCATTACCAACGCTTCAGCACGTGTGTTGCGGTTTGAACTGCGTGATGAATATCCGGTAGAGATACCGGTCGATACCGACCGGCTCAGCGGTGTTGCCGAGCCGTTTGGTGTGTGTGCGGTTCGTTACCACTTACGGCCACAGCGGCGTGGTGATTATCACTTTGGCGACATCGTCATGCGCTACGACGGTGTGCTTGGGTGCCACCGTCGCCAGGTACGCTTTGCCGCAGCCCGTACCGTGCAGGTGTATCCCAATCTGCTCGCAGCACGTAAATACGATCTCCTTATCCGTCGTGGTCAGTTGCGTACTATCGGGATACGTTCAATTCGCCAACTCGGTAAGGGGGGCGAGTTTGAGCATCTGCGTGAATATACGCCGGACGATGAATACCGCCGGATCAATTGGAAGGCGACGGCTCGGCGCGGAAAACCGATTGTTGCCGAAATCGAAGCGGAACGGAGTCAGCAGATTATCTGTGTGATCGACGCCGGACGGCTGATGGCAACGCCGGTGGCCGATCCACTCCAACCCGATGATCCCGGTCTTACTCGGCTCGATTATGTCGTTAATACGGCATTAATGCTGAGTTATGTCGTCATTGGTAAAGGCGATCAAGCCGGTATGCTTACCTTTGCCGGTACCGTCGAGAACTTTATCCCACCACGCAAGGGAAAGGCTCAATTCCAACGCTTGCTTGAGGCATTGTACAATGTACAGGCACAGCCGGTTGAAGCCGACATTGCTGCGGCCTTGGCTTATCTCGATCAGCGGCAGTCACGGCGCGCACTGATCGTTATCTTTACCGATATTACCAATCCGGCAGCCGTACAACCGTTGATCGGTCTTCTCCAACGGCTCGCACGCCACCACTTGCCGCTCTGTGTGACGATTAGCGATCCGAATATCGTTAATGTTGCCGGTCGTCCGGTTACTGATAGCCATGGGCTGTTTCGCCGTTTGGTCGCCGAACAGTTGGCCAATGAGCGCCGGGCTTTACTCGATCAGATTCAACGCAGTGGTGCGCTAACGCTCGATGTGCCCGCAACTTCCCTGACGGTAGCGGTGGTAAACACCTATTTGCGCTTGAAAGAAGAGGCTCGGCTGTAA
- the ilvA gene encoding threonine ammonia-lyase, producing the protein MNRFAIELADIQAARRALRSIILPTPVLPATRLSAELGGPIFYKAENTQQSGSFKIRGAYNTIVHLSPEEKARGVIAPSAGNHAQGVAQAAQLLGVKATIVMPERAPLTKVVATRRLGAEVILHGATFDDAVAYAHTLKEERGLTYVHAFDHPRVIAGQGTIGLELVEALPDLQQLIVPIGGGGLIGGIALAVKTLLPHVRIVGVQAAGCAPVPASLAAGHPVTVPTAHTIADGIAVKRPGELTLPMIQALVDEVVTVDDEEIVMAIAHVLQYSRLVVEGAGAAGVAALLSGKVPVQPNQVTATILCGGNIDANLLMRVIEYALVRQGRYLLLRTSVDDRPGGLAALVNHVASTGASVMDLFHRRGMWRVPIDRAGVELILEVRDEEHTQAVIDSLERAGFHCERESNWPL; encoded by the coding sequence ATGAATCGGTTTGCTATCGAACTCGCCGATATTCAAGCTGCCCGGCGTGCCTTGCGCTCGATAATTTTGCCGACGCCGGTACTGCCTGCTACCCGACTCAGCGCGGAGCTAGGCGGGCCGATCTTTTACAAAGCTGAGAATACCCAACAGAGTGGTTCATTTAAGATTCGGGGCGCGTATAACACCATCGTTCATCTTTCACCCGAAGAAAAGGCGCGTGGCGTGATCGCACCCTCCGCCGGGAACCATGCCCAAGGTGTTGCCCAGGCTGCACAATTACTCGGCGTAAAAGCAACGATTGTTATGCCCGAACGTGCTCCGTTGACCAAAGTGGTTGCCACCCGTCGGCTCGGCGCCGAAGTCATCCTACACGGTGCGACGTTTGATGATGCAGTTGCTTACGCTCATACTTTGAAGGAAGAACGAGGTCTGACGTATGTCCATGCGTTTGATCATCCGCGTGTGATTGCCGGTCAAGGAACTATCGGGCTGGAATTGGTTGAAGCCCTCCCCGATCTGCAACAACTCATCGTTCCGATTGGGGGTGGTGGTTTGATCGGCGGCATTGCCCTCGCCGTCAAGACCTTGCTCCCGCACGTCCGTATCGTTGGTGTACAAGCCGCCGGTTGCGCACCGGTGCCGGCATCACTCGCTGCCGGCCATCCGGTTACGGTACCTACCGCACACACGATTGCCGACGGTATCGCCGTTAAGCGTCCCGGAGAACTAACCTTACCGATGATTCAAGCACTCGTCGATGAGGTGGTCACCGTCGATGATGAAGAGATTGTGATGGCGATAGCCCACGTCTTGCAATATAGCCGGCTAGTGGTTGAGGGTGCCGGTGCAGCCGGTGTGGCAGCACTGCTCAGTGGGAAGGTGCCGGTCCAACCGAATCAGGTCACCGCGACCATTCTCTGCGGTGGGAATATCGACGCCAACCTGCTCATGCGCGTGATCGAATATGCGCTGGTGCGACAGGGGCGCTACCTCCTCCTCCGTACCAGTGTCGACGACCGACCGGGTGGATTAGCAGCGCTCGTCAATCACGTTGCCTCGACCGGTGCGAGTGTAATGGACCTGTTCCATCGCCGGGGGATGTGGCGAGTGCCGATTGACCGTGCCGGTGTCGAGTTGATCCTTGAGGTGCGCGATGAGGAGCATACCCAAGCAGTGATCGATTCCCTGGAACGGGCCGGGTTCCATTGTGAACGCGAATCGAATTGGCCGTTGTGA
- the murJ gene encoding murein biosynthesis integral membrane protein MurJ, with amino-acid sequence MTFIRLLRYPPRLWPTLSLSTGEGSVLFMGAFIISAAMGVVRQILFNARFGIGEEAAALYAAFRLSETVSTLIAGGVLTNALTPYVLLAARKGHTAVSLLISRMLSLMLVVALLVTLLLVITAPWLLRWIIAPGLDQATQELATLLTRILATEIVLQITNGVLSAVLIARGQFFLPALGIALRNTLIIVSLLLPQATIITAAIGSLGDSVIQLLILIPGLIHHRLHLRLSRQWRDPLVQGTLQLVIPGAISSTINYGNAVVDTAIASLGAQAAGLGAMHNALLLGHLPQRLCGTAIGQAAFPHLAVAAITRNRHLFRQRWMAATGVAIGLATLSSLALALGGRWLIALLFERGAFDQTAGDLTFAILLIFVLGLPLYVMVEITGRALVALGDARTPLLANTAQLVSRIIVATVCWPLIGVLAVPVATVASSAIEAFILSGVLLNWLREPTTWRVSSITDQIESHVVLE; translated from the coding sequence ATGACATTTATTCGTCTCCTCCGATACCCACCACGTCTGTGGCCAACCCTTTCACTTTCCACCGGAGAAGGGTCGGTTTTGTTTATGGGAGCGTTCATCATCTCAGCGGCGATGGGCGTCGTGCGGCAAATATTGTTTAATGCACGATTTGGCATCGGGGAAGAGGCGGCAGCACTCTATGCCGCGTTTCGCCTGTCAGAGACGGTGAGTACACTCATTGCCGGTGGAGTATTAACCAATGCACTGACGCCTTATGTACTATTAGCAGCGCGTAAAGGGCATACTGCGGTCTCACTACTCATCAGTCGTATGTTGAGCCTTATGCTGGTTGTTGCTCTTCTGGTAACCCTTTTGCTCGTCATAACTGCACCATGGCTCTTGCGCTGGATCATCGCACCCGGCCTCGATCAGGCCACCCAAGAACTGGCGACGCTCCTCACCCGCATCTTAGCCACCGAGATAGTGTTACAAATCACGAATGGTGTACTGAGTGCAGTTCTGATCGCACGTGGGCAATTTTTCTTACCGGCTTTGGGGATTGCTCTGCGCAATACGCTTATCATTGTCAGCTTGTTACTCCCCCAAGCGACGATCATAACCGCTGCCATCGGCTCGTTAGGCGATTCGGTAATTCAACTTCTCATCCTCATACCGGGACTCATTCATCACCGCCTACACCTTCGTCTGAGTCGGCAATGGCGTGATCCGTTGGTACAAGGTACCCTGCAATTAGTCATTCCCGGCGCTATATCAAGTACCATCAATTACGGCAACGCCGTCGTTGATACGGCAATCGCCAGTCTTGGCGCACAGGCTGCCGGCTTAGGAGCGATGCACAACGCACTTTTGCTTGGCCACCTTCCCCAACGCCTGTGTGGTACGGCTATTGGTCAAGCTGCGTTTCCGCATCTCGCTGTCGCGGCCATTACCCGCAACCGCCACCTCTTCAGACAGCGCTGGATGGCGGCTACCGGTGTGGCTATTGGGTTGGCAACCTTGAGCAGTTTAGCGCTGGCGCTCGGCGGACGATGGCTTATTGCGCTCTTGTTCGAGCGTGGTGCATTCGATCAGACCGCCGGTGATCTGACGTTTGCAATTCTGCTGATTTTCGTCCTCGGTCTGCCGTTGTACGTCATGGTTGAGATTACAGGTCGCGCACTGGTCGCGCTCGGTGATGCCCGTACACCTCTGCTGGCGAACACGGCACAGTTGGTTAGCCGGATCATTGTAGCAACCGTGTGCTGGCCGCTGATCGGTGTCTTGGCCGTTCCGGTAGCGACCGTTGCCAGCAGTGCCATCGAAGCGTTCATTCTCAGTGGCGTGTTGCTCAACTGGCTACGCGAACCGACCACTTGGCGAGTGAGCAGTATTACAGATCAGATCGAATCGCATGTTGTCCTCGAATAG
- a CDS encoding NAD(P)/FAD-dependent oxidoreductase yields the protein MAKSHYQVVIAGGGTAGLTVAAQLMDQPNPPEIALIEPSTVHYYQPLWTLVGAGVFPREQSARPEADYIPPGVTWLKERVTAFDPDNNSVTLSNGETITYDFLVVALGIQIDWGKVKGLPETLGKNGVCSNYSYDTVEYTWQNIRTFRGGNAVFTHPSTPIKCGGAPQKIVYLADDYFRRSGVRQQSQLNFYHAGAAIFAVKKYADALNRVVARKGINVHYQHDLIEVRGEAREAVFRNLATQETVTVHFDMLHVSPPQSAPDVIKSSALANSGGWVDVDQYTLQHKRYPNVFSLGDCSSLPTSKTGAAVRKQAPVVVANLMAAIAKETLPATYDGYTSCPLVTGYGSLILAEFDYTNQPKESFPFDQSQERYSMYALKAYGLPAMYWNGMLRGRM from the coding sequence ATGGCCAAGAGCCACTATCAAGTCGTCATTGCCGGTGGCGGTACCGCCGGTCTGACTGTTGCCGCCCAACTGATGGATCAACCGAATCCACCGGAGATTGCTCTGATCGAGCCATCGACCGTTCATTATTATCAGCCATTGTGGACGCTGGTTGGCGCTGGCGTCTTCCCACGCGAGCAGTCGGCACGGCCTGAAGCCGATTACATCCCACCGGGTGTGACGTGGCTGAAGGAGCGAGTTACTGCATTTGATCCAGATAACAATAGCGTGACGCTGAGCAACGGTGAAACGATCACGTATGACTTTTTGGTGGTTGCCCTCGGAATTCAGATTGACTGGGGCAAGGTGAAGGGTCTCCCTGAGACGCTCGGCAAGAACGGCGTCTGCTCGAACTACTCGTATGACACGGTTGAGTATACGTGGCAGAACATTCGCACGTTCCGCGGCGGCAATGCAGTCTTCACCCATCCGAGCACACCGATTAAGTGTGGTGGTGCGCCCCAGAAGATCGTCTACCTTGCCGATGACTACTTCCGCCGTTCGGGTGTGCGTCAGCAAAGCCAGCTCAATTTCTACCACGCCGGCGCTGCAATTTTTGCCGTTAAGAAGTATGCCGATGCGTTGAACCGAGTCGTGGCGCGGAAGGGGATTAATGTTCACTATCAGCATGATCTGATTGAAGTGCGTGGTGAGGCGCGTGAGGCCGTCTTCCGCAACCTGGCAACCCAGGAGACGGTGACGGTTCACTTCGATATGCTGCACGTTTCACCACCCCAGAGTGCGCCAGATGTGATCAAGAGCAGTGCGTTGGCGAACAGTGGTGGTTGGGTTGATGTGGATCAGTACACACTCCAGCACAAGCGCTACCCGAACGTCTTCAGCCTTGGTGACTGCTCGAGCCTGCCGACATCGAAGACCGGCGCTGCCGTCCGCAAGCAAGCACCGGTGGTGGTAGCGAACCTGATGGCAGCCATCGCCAAGGAGACCCTGCCGGCAACCTACGATGGTTATACGTCGTGCCCGCTGGTGACCGGTTACGGCAGCTTGATTTTGGCCGAGTTCGATTACACCAATCAGCCAAAAGAGAGCTTCCCGTTCGATCAGTCGCAAGAGCGCTATAGCATGTACGCGCTGAAGGCCTACGGCCTGCCGGCAATGTACTGGAACGGTATGCTCCGCGGACGGATGTAA
- a CDS encoding nucleotide pyrophosphohydrolase yields MAMSIAELTDVINRFVTDKGWYAPDSIFPQTPRNIAISVAVEAAEILEHFQFRDEPSDRAALAGELADVANYLFQLAYLLDIDLEQAILTKLAENYGRTWEG; encoded by the coding sequence ATGGCGATGAGTATTGCTGAGCTAACCGATGTAATTAACCGGTTTGTAACCGACAAAGGTTGGTACGCACCTGACAGCATCTTCCCGCAAACCCCACGCAACATTGCGATTTCGGTAGCGGTGGAAGCGGCTGAAATCCTTGAACATTTTCAATTTCGCGATGAACCGAGTGACCGGGCAGCATTGGCCGGTGAGCTGGCCGATGTTGCCAATTATCTGTTTCAACTGGCGTACCTGCTCGACATCGATCTTGAGCAGGCTATCTTAACCAAACTGGCCGAAAACTACGGACGCACGTGGGAAGGATAA
- a CDS encoding M14 family metallopeptidase: protein MLHVLLTFLLIIATGLHWLSPAQAAPVRTVEIGRSAEGRPIEAVIFGDGPRKLVVIGATHGEPEANTYRLALALIEYFRTNPTAVPPDVRLVIIPVINPDGLARGWRFDAAGVDLNRNMDTSLDACPDNDWQQRVQGARGIVSDTGGPYPDSQIESRLLRAFLLDAAGAIFLHSNAGVVFPASCEHQSSIAMAQTYAAAAGYEYTRFWDRYTITGGMHDWAAGLGIAAITPELVTGNQPEVAENLAGLQAVLANADELLPLPTPGVLNDIEVPAVIYRFWRALGGETRFGLPLAPAEVTPRGMRQAFTRTVIEVDEAQRDTTAYVRMASLGAEAATARAYGGETAMGMPESWPSGPFAAYWQRGGAQMVFGLPLSVPFTTQLADGSRRTAQYFERAVLLLDPTDGHIELAPLGSWDIARHRLTVPLTPHTIR from the coding sequence ATGCTACACGTGTTGTTAACGTTTCTCCTGATCATAGCAACCGGGCTACATTGGTTATCCCCGGCCCAAGCTGCTCCTGTTCGCACCGTTGAAATTGGGCGTTCTGCGGAGGGTCGTCCGATCGAAGCGGTGATCTTCGGTGATGGGCCTCGCAAGCTGGTGGTTATCGGGGCTACCCATGGTGAACCTGAAGCGAATACCTACCGCCTGGCCCTTGCCTTGATCGAATACTTCCGGACCAATCCTACTGCAGTACCACCCGATGTGCGGCTCGTCATTATCCCGGTCATTAATCCAGACGGTTTGGCCCGTGGATGGCGCTTTGATGCTGCCGGTGTCGATCTCAACCGCAATATGGATACCAGCCTCGATGCTTGTCCCGACAATGATTGGCAGCAACGGGTACAAGGCGCGCGTGGTATTGTCTCAGATACCGGTGGCCCCTATCCAGACTCGCAAATCGAGAGTCGCTTGTTGCGCGCCTTCTTACTCGATGCCGCCGGCGCAATTTTTCTTCATTCCAATGCCGGTGTCGTCTTTCCGGCCAGTTGTGAACACCAGTCATCCATTGCGATGGCCCAAACGTATGCTGCGGCTGCCGGCTACGAATATACCCGGTTTTGGGATCGCTACACGATTACCGGTGGAATGCACGATTGGGCTGCCGGCTTGGGCATTGCCGCCATTACCCCCGAACTTGTCACCGGTAACCAGCCTGAAGTGGCCGAGAATCTAGCCGGATTGCAGGCAGTACTGGCGAATGCCGATGAACTGTTACCCTTGCCTACACCAGGGGTGCTCAACGACATCGAAGTGCCGGCTGTTATATATCGCTTTTGGCGCGCACTCGGTGGCGAGACACGGTTTGGCCTGCCATTAGCGCCGGCGGAAGTCACACCTCGTGGGATGCGTCAAGCATTTACTCGCACGGTGATCGAAGTCGATGAGGCGCAACGTGATACGACTGCTTACGTCCGCATGGCATCACTCGGTGCGGAAGCTGCCACGGCCCGTGCGTATGGTGGCGAAACGGCAATGGGAATGCCGGAGAGTTGGCCATCCGGCCCTTTCGCTGCTTACTGGCAGCGCGGTGGGGCGCAGATGGTCTTCGGGCTGCCGCTCAGTGTCCCTTTCACCACCCAGTTAGCCGATGGTAGTCGGCGTACTGCGCAATATTTCGAGCGCGCCGTATTGTTGCTCGACCCTACCGATGGTCATATCGAACTAGCCCCGTTAGGTAGTTGGGATATAGCACGTCACCGGCTAACTGTTCCACTTACCCCTCACACGATTCGCTGA
- a CDS encoding FtsW/RodA/SpoVE family cell cycle protein, translating into MATIRAAFNQLRRLRAVELQLLVTVLLFFAAGYLLVIVATGQSELQTTLSGLARLLWPSSLPLLLFLAISLGLSWRSPTADQLILPLVALLAGLSLMMTARLEPGLNQIAICSNAAGDRFPCYEGIAAKQTLWVTLGTVIMATILFTPLDRICIRLFRLSFIDVLDHYRYLWLSLGLLLILATFIFGVDPNGSGVRVWFNLGLFYFQPSELLKIILVIFMASYLNEYREIVQSSYRLGPLKLPPLPYIAPLIIMWGIAMLTIVFQRDLGAALLLFGVFLAMLYVATGRGLYVFVGMAAFAGGAYLLYRFLPIVALRVSVWLDPWATAQGSGYQIVQAIYALASGGIFGAGLGRGVPEYVPAVHTDFIFVAIGEEMGLAGTLAVLIAYMLLIFRGYHVALTIPGRFRGFEQLLVVGLTSIIAVQSFIILGGNLRLIPLTGITLPFISYGGSSIVINFLIIGLLLRISISDKTF; encoded by the coding sequence ATGGCAACAATCCGTGCCGCCTTCAACCAACTGCGCCGTCTTCGCGCTGTCGAGTTGCAATTGCTGGTAACGGTACTACTCTTCTTTGCCGCCGGCTATCTGTTGGTGATAGTGGCTACCGGTCAGAGCGAACTGCAAACGACCCTCAGTGGGTTGGCCCGCCTCCTCTGGCCATCAAGCCTGCCCCTACTACTCTTTCTGGCGATCTCCCTCGGCCTATCGTGGCGTAGTCCGACCGCTGATCAGTTGATCTTGCCGCTGGTTGCTTTACTTGCCGGCCTGAGTCTCATGATGACGGCACGGTTAGAGCCGGGATTGAATCAGATTGCTATTTGTAGTAATGCTGCCGGTGATCGCTTTCCGTGCTACGAAGGGATTGCCGCCAAGCAGACTCTGTGGGTGACGCTGGGCACGGTGATTATGGCAACCATCCTCTTCACCCCACTCGATCGTATCTGCATCAGACTGTTTCGCCTCTCGTTTATCGACGTGCTCGATCACTACCGCTATCTCTGGTTGTCGCTAGGGCTTCTGCTCATTTTGGCGACGTTCATCTTCGGTGTTGATCCTAATGGTAGTGGGGTACGAGTCTGGTTCAATCTTGGCTTGTTCTATTTTCAACCGTCGGAATTGCTTAAAATTATTCTTGTCATCTTTATGGCTTCTTACCTTAACGAATACCGTGAGATTGTCCAATCGAGTTACCGACTTGGGCCTTTGAAGTTACCGCCACTACCCTACATAGCCCCTCTCATCATTATGTGGGGGATTGCCATGCTGACCATCGTGTTTCAGCGCGATCTGGGAGCCGCCCTCCTGCTGTTCGGTGTCTTTTTGGCGATGCTCTACGTAGCAACGGGACGCGGGCTATACGTTTTTGTCGGTATGGCAGCCTTTGCCGGTGGTGCCTATTTGCTCTACCGTTTTCTCCCGATTGTCGCTTTGCGCGTCTCGGTTTGGCTTGATCCATGGGCCACGGCCCAAGGGTCGGGATACCAGATCGTACAAGCAATCTATGCCCTCGCTTCTGGCGGTATCTTTGGAGCCGGTCTTGGTCGCGGTGTGCCTGAGTACGTACCGGCTGTGCATACCGACTTTATCTTTGTCGCAATCGGAGAGGAGATGGGCCTGGCCGGTACGTTGGCGGTACTCATCGCCTACATGCTGCTGATCTTTCGTGGTTACCATGTGGCACTGACGATTCCCGGTCGTTTCCGCGGTTTTGAGCAGTTGCTGGTGGTAGGACTAACGTCGATCATTGCCGTGCAATCGTTCATTATTCTCGGTGGGAATCTGCGACTCATCCCACTCACCGGCATTACGCTCCCCTTTATTTCGTATGGTGGTTCGTCGATTGTCATCAACTTTCTCATCATCGGCTTGCTGCTACGTATTTCCATCAGCGATAAGACGTTCTGA
- a CDS encoding acyltransferase, with the protein MNQTIIHPTATVDPRAQIGEHTRIWHWTQIREDVRIGSESIIGKGCYFDAGVSVGNRVKIQSNVSVFRGVSIEDGVFVGPHVCFTNDKTPRAINPDGTLKGIDDWTVTPTLVRYGASIGANATIVCGVTIGRFAMVAAGAVVTRNVPDYGLVMGNPARLVGYVCPCGVRLPGGPVTTGEERTCPACGRVTLVGSNT; encoded by the coding sequence ATGAATCAGACCATCATCCACCCTACTGCTACAGTTGATCCGCGCGCCCAGATCGGCGAACACACGCGCATTTGGCATTGGACGCAAATTCGTGAAGATGTGCGTATCGGGAGTGAGTCGATCATCGGTAAAGGATGTTATTTTGATGCCGGGGTTAGCGTCGGTAATCGAGTGAAAATTCAGAGTAACGTGTCGGTGTTTCGGGGGGTGAGCATTGAAGATGGTGTCTTTGTCGGGCCGCACGTCTGCTTTACGAATGATAAAACGCCACGCGCTATCAACCCCGACGGTACGCTGAAAGGGATTGACGATTGGACGGTGACACCAACGTTGGTACGTTACGGTGCGAGTATCGGTGCGAATGCGACGATCGTGTGCGGGGTAACGATTGGCCGCTTTGCAATGGTAGCCGCCGGTGCGGTGGTGACGCGCAACGTGCCTGATTACGGGTTGGTGATGGGCAACCCGGCCCGATTAGTCGGTTATGTGTGTCCGTGTGGTGTGCGACTGCCCGGCGGCCCAGTTACGACCGGCGAGGAACGTACCTGCCCGGCCTGCGGACGGGTAACATTGGTAGGGAGCAATACGTAG